From the genome of Legionella beliardensis:
TATTCCTCAAGAACGGTCAAAAACGCGTGATATTACCGGTGGTCTACCACGTGTAGCTGATTTGTTTGAAGCACGTAAACCGAAAGACGCTGCTGTCATGGCTGAAGTTTCTGGGGTAGTGAATTTTGGTAAAGAAACCAAAGGTAAGCGTCGCTTAATTATTACAGAATCTGAGCATAAGGCACATGAAGAACTCATTCCTAAATGGCGTCATATTTCCGTGTTTGAGGGAGAGCATGTTGAGCGAGGTGAAATAATTGCTGAAGGCCCATTAAACCCACATGATATCTTGCGATTATTAGGCGTTGGTGCACTAGCAAATTACATCGTCAATGAAGTTCAAGACGTTTATCGTTTACAAGGCGTAAAAATCAATGATAAACACATTGAAACTATTGTACGGCAAATGCTGCGTAAACGAGTAATTACTTATGCTGGTGACTCTAAATTCTTAGCTGGAGAGCAAGTTGAGGAAAGTGTAATGTTGCAGGAAAATGATAAACTTGCTGCAGCAAACAAAGAATTGGCAAGAGGAACGCCAATTTTATTGGGTATTACTAAAGCTTCTTTAGCAACAGAGTCTTTTATATCTGCTGCGTCATTCCAAGAAACTACTCGCGTACTTACAGAAGCAGCGGTGAGTGGTAAAGTGGATGATTTGCGCGGATTGAAGGAGAACGTTATGGTTGGTCGTTTGATTCCAGCAGGAACAGGCTATACCTACCATCAAAAACGTAAATCAAAGCGTGCAAAAGCAGTAGGAAATGAACATACTACGCATACAGTGACTGCAAGTGATGTTGAACATGCACTAAGCGAAGCACTCAATGCGGACAATCATGATCATTAATTCGGATTAAACAATAGCAGATTTGCTTGACAAATCTGCTATCCCTATATAGAATCCGGCCTCCTTATGCATTCGAAATATGACAAAAAAGTTCGGAGTTAAGAATAAATATGGCTACTATTAACCAATTAGTAAGAAAGCCACGGGTACACGCGAAAAAGAAAAGTAATGTCCCTGCGCTAGAATCTTGCCCTCAACGTCGTGGTGTATGCACGCGTGTTTATACAACTACACCAAAAAAACCTAACTCAGCAATGCGTAAGGTAACTCGGGTTAGGCTCACAAATGGTTTTGAGGTAACTTCCTACATTGGTGGTGAAGGTCACAATCTACAAGAGCACTCTGTAGTATTAATCCGGGGTGGTCGTGTTAAAGACTTACCTGGTGTGCGTTATCATACTGTCCGTGGAAGTTTAGACACTTCGGGTGTAAATGATCGTAAGCAAGGACGTTCTAAATACGGAACCAAGAAACCTAAAGACAAGAAATAATTTGATGGTAGGAATGTGAAATGCCAAGAAGAAGAGAAGTACCCAAACGCGAAATTTTGCCTGATCCAAAATACCATAGCGAACTATTGGCAAAATTTATTAACGTACTAATGGTTAGCGGAAAAAAATCAACCGCTGAAAAAATCATATATGGTGCTTTAGCTGTGTTAGCTGATCGTGCTAAAAAAGCCAAAAAGCATGATGAGGAAGGTAGTGAAGGCAGCACAGGTTCAGGTGCTAACCTTGTATTACGTTACTTTGAGCAAGCGCTCGATAATGTACGTCCTACAGTAGAAGTTCGTTCAAGACGTGTAGGCGGTGCAACTTATCAGGTG
Proteins encoded in this window:
- the rpsL gene encoding 30S ribosomal protein S12, whose product is MATINQLVRKPRVHAKKKSNVPALESCPQRRGVCTRVYTTTPKKPNSAMRKVTRVRLTNGFEVTSYIGGEGHNLQEHSVVLIRGGRVKDLPGVRYHTVRGSLDTSGVNDRKQGRSKYGTKKPKDKK
- the rpsG gene encoding 30S ribosomal protein S7; the protein is MPRRREVPKREILPDPKYHSELLAKFINVLMVSGKKSTAEKIIYGALAVLADRAKKAKKHDEEGSEGSTGSGANLVLRYFEQALDNVRPTVEVRSRRVGGATYQVPVEVRTDRSIALGMRWIVQAARSRGEKGMMLRLAGELMDAYENKGSAAKKREDTHKMAKANQAFAHFRWN